From Oncorhynchus tshawytscha isolate Ot180627B linkage group LG11, Otsh_v2.0, whole genome shotgun sequence, the proteins below share one genomic window:
- the nkx2.1 gene encoding homeobox protein Nkx-2.1 gives MSMSPKHTTPFSVSDILSPLEESYKKVSMENNNLGVPLASYRQPQVSQAAMQQHHMGHNGTVSAAYHMTAAGVSQLSHTAMGGYCNGNLGNMSDLPPYQDGMRGSTTATGWYGANTDPRFSTISRFMGSSSGMNMGSMGSLGSLADVGKGMGPLSSTPRRKRRVLFSQAQVYELERRFKQQKYLSAPEREHLASMIHLTPTQVKIWFQNHRYKMKRQAKDKVSQQQMQQDNSSCQQQSPRRVAVPVLVKDGKPCQGSAHTPTTTVQTHHQQGANVMIMSSNGSGLGQHQGQQVVSADHSPDLAHHSTSPPSLQTQVASLSHLNSSSAEYGTALQCSALLYGRTW, from the exons ATGTCGATGAGCCCTAAGCATACGACTCCTTTTTCTGTTTCCGATATCTTGAGTCCTCTTGAGGAGAGCTACAAGAAAGTAAGTATGGAGAATAACAACTTAGGGGTACCTCTCGCGTCTTACCGGCAACCGCAGGTGTCTCAGGCGGCGATGCAGCAGCACCACATGGGCCATAACGGGACTGTGTCCGCAGCGTACCACATGACCGCGGCAGGGGTGTCCCAGCTGTCACACACCGCGATGGGGGGCTACTGTAACGGCAACCTAGGCAACATGAGCGACTTGCCTCCCTACCAGGACGGTATGAGAGGCAGCACCACTGCCACCGGCTGGTACGGAGCCAACACAGACCCGCGATTCTCCACGA TCTCCCGCTTCATGGGCTCTTCCTCGGGCATGAATATGGGCAGTATGGGCAGCCTCGGCTCCCTCGCGGATGTGGGCAAAGGCATGGGCCCGCTGTCAAGCACCCCGAGAAGGAAGAGACGCGTGCTGTTCTCTCAGGCTCAGGTCTACGAGCTCGAGCGGCGATTCAAACAACAGAAGTATCTCTCGGCGCCCGAGAGAGAGCACCTGGCGAGCATGATCCACCTCACCCCCACCCAGGTCAAAATCTGGTTCCAGAACCACCGGTATAAAATGAAGAGGCAAGCTAAGGACAAAGTGTCGCAGCAGCAGATGCAACAGGATAATAGTTCCTGTCAGCAGCAGTCCCCTCGGCGGGTGGCCGTGCCGGTGTTGGTGAAAGACGGCAAGCCATGCCAAGGCAGTGCCCACACTCCAACCACTACTGTCCAGACACACCACCAGCAAGGGGCCAATGTTATGATCATGTCCAGTAATGGTTCAGGCCTAGGCCAGCACCAGGGCCAGCAGGTAGTTAGCGCAGATCACTCTCCAGACCTAGCACATCATTCGACCAGCCCGCCGTCTCTCCAGACCCAGGTAGCTAGTCTCTCTCACCTGAACTCATCCAGCGCCGAGTACGGGACAGCCCTGCAGTGTTCTGCTCTCTTATACGGCCGGACATGGTGA